The genomic DNA TGAAATGTTGTATCTTTGCAATGTGATTCGTAACCATCTATATTTCCATACACCCTCTGAACCACCTTTATGTAAAGGCGATTCAAGAGATGTTAAAAATAAAAAATGATTGGATTTAACATTTATTTTTGCATAAAGCAAGGCAAAAGTGCCACTTTTTCTGCTGTACAAACAGGCTTGGCAGTAAGACGACTAACTAGCTCCTTGATGTAACACCCAGGAGATAACTTGTTCATATTACAGCTTTCTATGACAGAAAACATGAAGGCATAGTCAAGCGCAGAATCTTCACTGCCGATGTTCAGACAGTTTTTAAGATTCAGCTTGATGTGTCTCATCATTTGTTCTGCCAGGTTGTTAGACAACTCAAGGTTGCCATCCTGCAAAATGGTTTGCATTGCCGACCATTCAGTCTTGATATATTTAAGAGCCTTCTTTGTCAAAGCGCCCAAGCCTTTGTAATTCGATCTAGCAAATCGCTCAAACTTCTCTTTGATTCGGTCCATGATAGGCTTGCTCCTTTGAAGCCTTTCCACAAGAACCTGGTCGGCTGTTAAACCTGCCTTCTTGCAGTCATGCTCGATTCCAAATAGTCTACCTATCTCATCGATAAACCACATAGACAAGGAATGATTCTCTTCCAAGGACTCTACGAACTTTCGCCTTATATGTGTCAGGCATGCTGAACGATGTTGATCAGGATGAAGTTCATCATCGTCATACACCTTATATACTACATAACCGTCAGTAGTAAAGAAGCCGATAAAGTTGTCCAAGAACTGACGGATTGCCTTGAGGCCACGACTCCCATGCTCGTATATAAACCACACGAGCTTCTGAACATTAGCCTTGATTCCCCAAAAATAACGCTTCAAGTATTTACGGACACCTTCATCTGTCTTCACACCAACAAGACCTGAGGTCTCATCAATCATCCAATTGTGAGTCTTCTTGATAGTCGCCTCCCAGACATCTTTCATTTCCTTGCGGATATAAGAGATTATCTTATGTACGATGACTCCCAAGGTTTTCTCGTTCATATTCAATCCCATATGAGATAGCTTCTCTACAATTCTCGTAAATGGAGTATTGTAAGCGAAATGCTCGGTAAGAACATAAGTTATCAGTTCCAAGTCAAAGGAAACACCTTTAATCAAGCGGGTATTAGGACGAGTGACTCCACCTCCATGCCCAGGAACATAATAGCTTGCCACCTCGTAGAAATGCTCTTCGTAATGCTCAGGAATACGAATCAACTCACGATACCACCAAGTCTCCACTTCCCCATCGCGTTTCACAAAGTGTCCTCCTTCAGGAAGGGTAAAATACTCATGAAGCATATGATAGATAGGAGCAGTCGTATATGGCTTGTTCTTCTGATAATCTGTGCGAGTAGAACGCTTGTCCAATGCTTTTTTCTTCTTTTTTGCAGGAGTCTGGTCACCTGATGCAGAAGACGGAGTAGATGGAACGTCATCATTGGAATCTTCAGGCCAATCAGACTTTTCTTCTTCTCTCGTAACCTCTTTGCCAGACTTCAGCAAATTCTTTTGCTCAGCATTACGCTTGAACCGTTGGCGCTGGCGATAACGGGCCAGCCATTGTGCCTCCGATGCAGAGAGCGAAGACTTTTCAAGCATCGAAGTGAGCTTTGTAATCTTCTCATTCAAGGAAGCTATCAAGTTATCCGATGCCTTCTGGTGGTTGGCGCTATCCTTCATAATACGCTTTACATTTTCCAGGTTCTCCTCTCGCAGATGCTTAAGTTCCTCCTTATGGCGCTCAGCCTGTTCCTTCATCTGCTGCATATAGAAATCCTTCATATTGTCCTGCTGAGCCTTGAAGAACTGGCGATCCTCCTCACGCTGACGTTCGAAATCGGCACGCAAGGCTTGATCGTGAGCTATCAAATCTACCTGCCCACGATTCGCTGTTGCCATCTCATCCTTGAGACGAGCTATCTCAGCATAAGCAAAACGTAACTTCATTTCGTCATTCATGCCTACAAAGGTACTACTTTTTTCTGACATATGCAAGTTTTTTCGAATATTTTTTATAACTAAAATACTAATAATCAGATAGTTGAGCCATCAAACAACATCTTCTTTTATCTGCATTTTAGTGACTTGAACACCCTCTGTAAGCGTAACGAAGTCGCTCCAGCAAATTTTGTAGCAGGAACGCTGTTCGTCGAATACAGGCAAAAAGAATTTTTCATCATCCAAGCGGATTTTTGTCAATTCAAAGCGGCGGCGACCACGATAGAGAATCTTCATTGTACGAAGATTCTTCGACATAAATATAAAAACCGATTCCTCGATATAAGGATCAAGCCCCATTTGGCTACGAACTACTTCTGTGAGCGTATCGATATCCTTACGCATATCCATAGGACCAGAATAAAAATAGTACTTCTGTCTACTTGTAAAGGATATCATTTCAGCCAACTATTTTGTGCAACAAAGCTGTAATCTCATTTACACTTGTCTCGCAAAGTGACAACTCCATCCCATTGCTGAACGATATGTGCATCGAGACGATACTGTATGTCGGGATAGAAGGAGCAGCCACAGGCATGGTCGGTTCTTCTGGCTTGCAAGAGTCCACACTTGAAGAAGCTGAGTTGACACTTGCTGCCGACTCAATCTCCAAGGGAACAAGAGACTTGTCACCATTAGGAGAAGCTGCCAACTTAGACTTGCTATTCCAAAAACACTTACGATAGTATCGAAGCACATTAGGATAAACATAACTACTGTCATCACAAAATTGTTTGAGAGAACGACCACGACCATACATCTCGAACTCACGAATGATGGCTGCGTAATCAACTTTTGCTTTCTTCTTATTTTCCATTTGTTACCATTTTTTAATCGGCAGCAAAGGTAATACTTATTTTTTAGCGGGCAATATGGAGAAGTAGATGGTTACATGTGATTCAGAAAGAGTCTCCCACAGATCTCACAGATTTGCACAGATTCTCTTCGTTGCAAGCAACGGTACTCACTAAGGCTCACAGCAAAGACTCCGCGAGGAGTCAAAAATCTGTGAAAATCTGTGTAATCTGTGGGAAAACAAAAACTCCGCGAGGAGAAAATTTCGTGAGATTCGAGAGATTCGTGTTCAAGAATCAGGCACTGCGCAGCGCCCACTCAACATTAACCATTAACACTTAAAAACTTATGTTGCTTTACGTACTAAAACTAAATCAGAACGCCAAGATGCCAGAGGCATACGGCAAGTATTACGCCTATCCAGTCATCACTCAGACGGTAGGTATCGACGGCCTGGCCGAACACATGGCTAGCCACAACACTCCTTTCTCTAAGGGAGCCATCAAGGGCATGATTACCGATATGGTATCGTGCATCAAGGAACTCACCTTGCAAGGTTTCGCTGTGAAGATTGACGACCTCGCCATCTTCTCCATCGGCATCCGCAACAAGGAGGGAGCCGCCTCAGAGAAGGAGTTCACCATCGCCAAGAACATCGAAGGTTTCCGTCTCCGTGCTCGTGGCACCGGTGAGTTCAGCGCCAAGACCATCAACCTCGGAGCTACGCTGAAGAAGGCCTCTGCTCTGTTAGGTGATGGCACCACCCCGGATACCACTCCGGATCCCGGGAAGGATCCCGGAAAGGATACCCCTGGTGGTGACAACACCGACCAGGGCGGTAGCGGAACCACTGGAGAAGGAGGAAGCGACGGCTTAGAGTAGCCCTACCCGCCTCGCATCTGAAACAAGAGAAAGCGCATCGGCAGGATGCAGTCCGGAGTAATCCGAGGGCCCCATCAGGAATGAGTTCATCACTCACCATTCAACATTGTCAAATCATCGCCCTGAACGGATACTTGCTCATCCTGCCCGCTTCCTCTCTTTTATCTCCCACAGATCTCACAGATTTACACAGATAATTCTTCGTTGCAAGCAACAGTTTTATACTCATCAGGTCTCACTGCAAAAAACTCCGAAGGAGTCTATAATCTGTGAAAATCTGTGTAATCTGTGGGAAAATTAAACATTAATCACTAACAACAATGAAAAAGGAAACAATCCAGAAAGTCATCAACTTCGTCATCACCGTCCTCACTGCCGTTCTCAGCTCCTTCTGTGTGCAGAGCTGCAAGTGATATTTTAGTTCTCCCACAGATCTCACGGATATACACAGATAATCTTGTTGCAAGCAACAGTTATCACCAAACCTCAATGGAAAAACTCCGAAGGAGTTAAAAATCTGTGAAAATCTGTGTAATCTGTGGGAGACAATTATTAACCCTTTAAAATCCATAGAATCCAATGAAGAATCAAAGAAAAATCGATTTGATTGTGGTACATTGCAGTGCCACACGTATTAACCAGGACTTCCCAGTAGAAGCCTTAGAAGCCTGCCACAAGGCCCGTGGTTTCCACTCCATCGGTTACCACTATTACATTACGAAGGATGGCGTGGTCTATCCCTGCCGTCCAGAAAGCGAGGAGGGTGCTCACGCCCGCCACTACAACGCCCATAGCATCGGAATCTGCTACGAGGGTGGGCTCGACGAGAAAGGAAGCCTGCCGACACTCGCACGCCAGCCCAGAAAGCATCTCTGGAAGATCTCCTCTACAGTCTCGTCCTCGACTATCCCGATGCCGAGATTCTAGGTCATCGTGACCTTCCCTGGGTTCGCAAGAGCTGTCCTTGCTTCGATGTCAAGGAATGGCTGAAGGAAATCGACTTCCATCTCTAGAAAGCCCAAACAGTTCCCAGAAATTCGTGCTATTCGAGTTATTCGTGTTCAAAATCATCCCAGCTTATAAGTCCTAAAAAGCTTATGGGTTGGGATTTTTTCTTTGTTTATTCACATCATTTCCCCAACGCTTTCTTTACCGCCTTTACGCCAGCATCGCCTAAGACTTGCTTTACGGCAGCCTTCGTCAGCATCTTCGCCTTGCGTATCACCCTTCGATACAGAGGTATGTGCAAACAGATAGCTACAGCTTGTCTTACAGTCGCTCCCTGCCAAATCAATTTAAAGAATAAAGAGCGTTTAGGATTCAACCATGCATAAGGAGAGAAACCACCATTTGCCCTACTAACCAAAGCATACGACGATTCCCACTTTTCCATTTTAACCTTTTGCAAGAACTCTTTACCCTTAGGGGTATTTATGAGAACCAAACTCACACCTTTATCATCATCGAATGAAGGATTAAATTTATCAATACCCCAAAAATCTCCCAAGGAGATATCACTATGATGCTTTCCATCTTTACATTTGCAATCATGACAGGAAGGCCTCAAATAGAGGTTTGAAAGAAATCCCTTCATATATACATTATCATAATGTATATCGGACGACAAAACGGTATTTTTTCCAGCCACTCACCGTCTTATCTCTAAATTTAATGTCCCCTATGGGGGACTTTGCATTTAGAGATTGATACAAAACGGTATTTTTTCCAGCTGCCGCCTTCAGGCGGCTTTTGATAAATTCTTCTTCACTATAAGTCTCGGCTAGATATTGTCTCCAAACTCCTGGGCTAGGAGCTCCATGACAAACAACATCTATAGTCAGTAAGTTAGGATATACCTTATGCCTGAGAAATCCATGTAAACCTGCTATTTGGCAAGGAGTGCCAACAAACATCACTTTTCGACCGCATTTCAAAAACTTTTCAGCTTCCTTATATGTGTTTTCTATTCTGCTCTGCAGATATTTGCTCATCATCAAAGCATAAAGTCCTGATATATTTTCAACGCCGACATGATGCACTTCCCAATTTGAATCATAATCAGCACCGAAAACAATACCACCTTCATTGATGATACTTTTAGCTAATGGAAGGAATAATCCACCCGAAGAACTACCAAGTCTTTCCTCCGTATTTGTGTTTTTTGCAGCAATTACCTGTAAAGGGAAAGTCTCCTCTTGCGGATTAAGAATGGGACAAATCTTCTCACACAACCCACATTCCACGCAACTCTCTTCATTTACATAAGGATAGAGGAAGCCTTCTTCATCTTCAGTAAGAGAAATGCATTGTTTTGGACAACGCTGTACGCAAGCAGAACAACCACAACAATTTTTTTTATCTGTTATATGTATCATCACTTTGAAAATTTATGTAGCATACCAAGAGCTTTAGCCTTAACAAATACTCGTTCATTGCTTGACAAGCCCAACGTATATGCTGTTAATGAAACTGAAAGTACACATACTATTCCAACTATGAAAAATCTAATCACCGTATCTTCCATATTAAAATAGACAAAAGCCGGAAGAATTACCGAAACTGCGATTACCCAAAGTACTGGTGAATAGATATATCTTAAATAATCTCTGATTCTAATTCCAATTAAAGGACGAAGCAGGAACATTCGTACAACCTGCGTCAAAGATTCCATCAAAAAGTGTACTATGAATACAGAATATGCAGGAAGTCCCAACCGGAGAGATATATACGAAATAGGTAATATCATCAATAATATTGTTCCACAAATCGCCTGATACTTACGCACTTTACCTGTAGCCTGATTTGCTATAATCAGAGGATTAGACAAGGTATAAATCAAAGACGTACATATCATAATGCGCAAGAAAACAACTGTATTATCTGGCACTATCTTCAGCCACACTGTCAATATGAATTTGGTTTCAAAAAGGACTGGCAAAGACAGGAAGAAGAGAAGAAAGAATGAGAAACGTGCACTGCGATACATCAACTTGTGCATTTCCTGCATTTCTCCCTGTGCATATGTTTTGGTAATTTGAGGATTAAGTGCCATTTGGAAGTTGCCGACAAACTGCTGAACAGCATTCTGTACCTGAACCGCAATACCACGGGCAGCATTAACAACAGGTCCGAAGAAAACATTCAGCAGCATGTTCAAGCCTTGTCCGAAAAGTACAGCTGCCAAGTTACCAAACATACTCCAACCGGCAAAACCAGTCATTTCCTTAAATAATGCTTTATCCCATACGTGCTTGTATTTGGTTTCTTCAAAATGCTTGTTACAATAATAACTATAGCAAAATCGAATCAATATCTGTATCGCCAAGAGCAGGAAAGCATACAAGACTAACTTGTCAAATGAGAACACTAACAGCATATAGACAATAGCCAACTTTAATACCACCTCCAAAATGGAGATATAAGCAAAAGCCGACATTTTCTCATGAGCGACAATATCCGCATTATAGGGTACACTTATAATCATAAAGACTGCATCTACGATAGTGCACTGCAATACCCAAAAGGCTGCATCCATTCTATCAGCAGGTATCTGCATTTTATTATATAAGAACCACAAGCCGATGGTTTCTCCCAATAACACGATTACACCTGCTATCAGCGTATGAATCTGAAGTGTAGTACTAAATACGGTCTGCAATCTATTCTTATCCCCTTTACCCAAGGCAAAGGTGATATATCGTTGTGTAGCTGATGACATGGATCCATTAATGAATCCGAACATAGCAACAATTCCTCCAACCACATTATATATACCATAATCCTCTACTCCCAATGTATTCAAGACAACTCTGCTCGTAAACAGAGACACCGCCATCATAAAGAGCATACGGAAGTAAAGAAGAAGCGTATTCTTTGCTATTCGCTTGTTGTTATCTGATGTTTGATTTGACATATATTACTTTCCAAATTCTTTAATTCTCTGTTCTTTTTTCAAAGAACAAACAAGCAGTTGTCCATTCTTCTCGGCTACGATATAGCCATCCAAGCCTTGAACTACTACCTTGCTTTCATCGGCTGCATGAACTACGCAGTTCTTGCATTCATACAATCGGATTTCCTTGCCCAAGCTGCGGCGATATAACAATACCTTTCGATGTAATCGTCCTGGATTGGAGAAATCTTATTGTTGAGTTTCTCCACCTTCTCTGGGATTACATCTACTGCTGTTACATGATGGTGCTGAGATAATAGCGTTGCTATACTCAGACCGACGTAGCCGGTACCGGCTACTGCTACTTTTATATTCTTAAAATCATTCATCATGAAATTATTTTTTCTTAGTTATAATATTCCAAAGTCTTCCACTCCCAACGCATTCAGTATGACTCGGCTCGTGTACAGCGACACCACCATCATAAAGAGCATTCGGAAGTAAAGCTACAGCGTATTCTTCGCTATTCGCTTGTTGTTATTTGATGATTGAGTTGACATATCTAAAACTTTGTTCATCATTACATTTCGTACTTCCTAAATTTTATTGTATTAGGCTCTCCGTCGCTCATAGTGGCAATGCTAACAGGCGACAAACTATCTGCAAATGTTTCATCAACTATCATAAGATTTTGTTGCATGATAGAGTTTAGCATCAAATGCCTATCCTGAGTGAGATTATGATCGACGATGCAACCTTCACCAAATAACATGAAGAATGGATCTACTGGATATATAGGAGAAAAATTCCTAAAAAGAGTGCCAAGAATATATTCTTTGAACAAGGAATAGGTCTTGTTGACTACAACACAGTCTATGTTGGGATATAGTTCAGGATTCCCTTGTTTGTCATGCCTATAAGTGTTGGCGGTCAGCAATCCTTGCGCCTTGGGACTCTTTAGCGCCATCAAAGCTTGATGTATCCTGTCATCCCAACAAATGACCAATAAATTGACCTCTTTTTCCCCATTGCTCTTGCTAAATTTCTTATTAGCATCCACAAGAAAGTCCTTTATCTTGTTGTCAAGACAGCCACGGACTGGCATCTGATCCTTATCTAC from Segatella copri includes the following:
- a CDS encoding MATE family efflux transporter; this encodes MSNQTSDNNKRIAKNTLLLYFRMLFMMAVSLFTSRVVLNTLGVEDYGIYNVVGGIVAMFGFINGSMSSATQRYITFALGKGDKNRLQTVFSTTLQIHTLIAGVIVLLGETIGLWFLYNKMQIPADRMDAAFWVLQCTIVDAVFMIISVPYNADIVAHEKMSAFAYISILEVVLKLAIVYMLLVFSFDKLVLYAFLLLAIQILIRFCYSYYCNKHFEETKYKHVWDKALFKEMTGFAGWSMFGNLAAVLFGQGLNMLLNVFFGPVVNAARGIAVQVQNAVQQFVGNFQMALNPQITKTYAQGEMQEMHKLMYRSARFSFFLLFFLSLPVLFETKFILTVWLKIVPDNTVVFLRIMICTSLIYTLSNPLIIANQATGKVRKYQAICGTILLMILPISYISLRLGLPAYSVFIVHFLMESLTQVVRMFLLRPLIGIRIRDYLRYIYSPVLWVIAVSVILPAFVYFNMEDTVIRFFIVGIVCVLSVSLTAYTLGLSSNERVFVKAKALGMLHKFSK
- a CDS encoding IS66 family transposase, with product MSEKSSTFVGMNDEMKLRFAYAEIARLKDEMATANRGQVDLIAHDQALRADFERQREEDRQFFKAQQDNMKDFYMQQMKEQAERHKEELKHLREENLENVKRIMKDSANHQKASDNLIASLNEKITKLTSMLEKSSLSASEAQWLARYRQRQRFKRNAEQKNLLKSGKEVTREEEKSDWPEDSNDDVPSTPSSASGDQTPAKKKKKALDKRSTRTDYQKNKPYTTAPIYHMLHEYFTLPEGGHFVKRDGEVETWWYRELIRIPEHYEEHFYEVASYYVPGHGGGVTRPNTRLIKGVSFDLELITYVLTEHFAYNTPFTRIVEKLSHMGLNMNEKTLGVIVHKIISYIRKEMKDVWEATIKKTHNWMIDETSGLVGVKTDEGVRKYLKRYFWGIKANVQKLVWFIYEHGSRGLKAIRQFLDNFIGFFTTDGYVVYKVYDDDELHPDQHRSACLTHIRRKFVESLEENHSLSMWFIDEIGRLFGIEHDCKKAGLTADQVLVERLQRSKPIMDRIKEKFERFARSNYKGLGALTKKALKYIKTEWSAMQTILQDGNLELSNNLAEQMMRHIKLNLKNCLNIGSEDSALDYAFMFSVIESCNMNKLSPGCYIKELVSRLTAKPVCTAEKVALLPCFMQK
- a CDS encoding Coenzyme F420 hydrogenase/dehydrogenase, beta subunit C-terminal domain, whose amino-acid sequence is MIHITDKKNCCGCSACVQRCPKQCISLTEDEEGFLYPYVNEESCVECGLCEKICPILNPQEETFPLQVIAAKNTNTEERLGSSSGGLFLPLAKSIINEGGIVFGADYDSNWEVHHVGVENISGLYALMMSKYLQSRIENTYKEAEKFLKCGRKVMFVGTPCQIAGLHGFLRHKVYPNLLTIDVVCHGAPSPGVWRQYLAETYSEEEFIKSRLKAAAGKNTVLYQSLNAKSPIGDIKFRDKTVSGWKKYRFVVRYTL
- the tnpB gene encoding IS66 family insertion sequence element accessory protein TnpB (TnpB, as the term is used for proteins encoded by IS66 family insertion elements, is considered an accessory protein, since TnpC, encoded by a neighboring gene, is a DDE family transposase.), translated to MISFTSRQKYYFYSGPMDMRKDIDTLTEVVRSQMGLDPYIEESVFIFMSKNLRTMKILYRGRRRFELTKIRLDDEKFFLPVFDEQRSCYKICWSDFVTLTEGVQVTKMQIKEDVV
- a CDS encoding smalltalk protein, whose protein sequence is MKKETIQKVINFVITVLTAVLSSFCVQSCK
- a CDS encoding DNA-binding protein, with the translated sequence MLLYVLKLNQNAKMPEAYGKYYAYPVITQTVGIDGLAEHMASHNTPFSKGAIKGMITDMVSCIKELTLQGFAVKIDDLAIFSIGIRNKEGAASEKEFTIAKNIEGFRLRARGTGEFSAKTINLGATLKKASALLGDGTTPDTTPDPGKDPGKDTPGGDNTDQGGSGTTGEGGSDGLE